The proteins below come from a single Streptococcus porcinus genomic window:
- a CDS encoding PrgI family protein, giving the protein MAYVPIPKDLKNVKAKVAFNLTKRQLIGFTIAGLVGLPVYLFMRKIVPNDIAVIFLIVSTLPIFFITLFEKDGLTFEKYFKHIYLHKFYQPQKRVRKEVYLERQKKDTAVKVRAKQKGIKKSKTGLKAQ; this is encoded by the coding sequence ATGGCGTATGTACCAATCCCAAAAGACTTAAAGAATGTAAAGGCAAAAGTAGCCTTTAACTTAACGAAAAGGCAGCTCATAGGATTTACCATTGCAGGACTGGTAGGATTACCGGTCTATTTATTTATGCGAAAAATTGTGCCGAATGATATAGCTGTCATATTTCTCATTGTGTCTACTCTCCCAATATTTTTTATCACTCTTTTTGAAAAGGACGGACTGACCTTTGAGAAATATTTTAAGCACATTTACCTTCATAAGTTTTATCAACCGCAAAAGAGAGTGAGAAAGGAGGTTTATCTTGAAAGACAAAAGAAAGATACAGCAGTTAAAGTTAGAGCAAAGCAAAAAGGCATTAAAAAGTCAAAAACAGGACTTAAAGCACAATAA
- a CDS encoding AbrB/MazE/SpoVT family DNA-binding domain-containing protein, with protein MKDIFMDTAKVMSKGQVTIPKRIRELLNLGNGDYVTFVVNKDKVEIQNSNVFIEENIKK; from the coding sequence ATGAAAGATATATTTATGGATACTGCTAAAGTTATGTCAAAAGGACAGGTTACCATTCCAAAGAGGATTAGAGAACTTTTGAATTTAGGAAATGGTGATTATGTTACTTTTGTAGTTAATAAAGATAAAGTTGAAATTCAAAATTCCAATGTTTTTATCGAAGAAAACATTAAGAAATAA
- a CDS encoding Maff2 family mobile element protein gives MEFFTQAVNVLKILVMAVGAGLGAWGVINLMEGYGNDNPGAKSQGIKQLMAGGGIVLIGLKLIPLLANVLK, from the coding sequence ATGGAATTTTTTACACAGGCAGTTAATGTATTAAAAATTTTAGTTATGGCAGTAGGAGCAGGACTTGGAGCATGGGGCGTTATCAACCTGATGGAAGGATATGGGAATGACAATCCGGGAGCCAAGAGTCAGGGGATCAAGCAGTTGATGGCGGGAGGAGGTATTGTCCTTATCGGACTTAAGCTAATTCCACTTCTTGCCAATGTACTCAAGTAA
- a CDS encoding CHAP domain-containing protein yields MGKKLKKDFKERHKASLEKEMLHSETNIIPEESKLKDTDDYREKIVHEKDRFQDKVHEKISKINADTEKAYGTLKRNAKYRATDKGNITSVTETERSDCITEVKDGKIYDPLGKDLDNDGIIDRYDNDFRDSDYFESTYEVEDNLSHKEKSLENSSKNHKTQKSRYKRKNYSESLYTRKKDDAPKVNQAEDKKAGKDVVSEKVHSNLSKDQKKKLKKDMVKVSALSGLAKGSETVRDYLSHGSDENQGVEAGEKTADASSKLIHGIKNYSDRKRAKKAYNLTNKDYKIRKRKSKLEFRDAKEELKKTDEYKRASAYKRFQKKNQVKAAIRRENKSRLRDRIKEGLIGTLKSSKHMIIRRAKGLMLIFVGIIILGTFFINFAGAGMTGFMNSTSSVLTTTYLSKPNVLNEINENFSGMEKDLKNEVDNVKENYPGYDEYILNNTEYIGHNVHELLSYITSRCGEVKSASEVESILKELFESMYELEYKEKVEIRYRTVTETYTDEEENEYTESHEEPYEYRKLIVTLHKREMDSIIREVFAEYPDNLNHYEALFLAQGNMGEVFGNSDLIASNGGIGGGKEYEASTEVQKKIVNAAYITPSPGSGWCAMWVSQVYQNAGLGYIGGNACDMYRNYTFTSDRSKLKVGMLVAVESSSSGSSAGLTYGHVGIYIGDGKVIDNIGHIRVTTLDDWIATFCKHHPVGFGFPPNVNR; encoded by the coding sequence ATGGGAAAGAAGCTGAAAAAGGACTTTAAGGAAAGGCATAAGGCAAGCCTTGAAAAAGAAATGCTCCATAGTGAAACAAACATTATACCTGAAGAAAGCAAGCTAAAGGATACCGATGATTACAGAGAAAAAATCGTTCATGAAAAAGATAGATTTCAAGATAAAGTGCATGAAAAGATAAGTAAGATAAATGCTGATACTGAAAAGGCTTATGGAACTCTTAAGAGAAACGCAAAATATAGAGCGACAGATAAGGGGAACATAACTTCTGTAACTGAAACAGAAAGATCGGATTGTATTACAGAGGTAAAGGATGGAAAAATCTATGATCCTTTAGGAAAAGACCTTGATAATGACGGGATTATAGACAGATACGATAATGACTTCAGGGATAGCGACTATTTTGAATCAACCTATGAGGTAGAGGATAATCTTTCGCATAAAGAAAAATCATTAGAAAATTCCTCGAAAAATCATAAGACTCAAAAAAGCAGGTATAAGAGAAAAAACTATTCTGAAAGCCTTTATACAAGGAAAAAGGACGATGCACCAAAAGTAAATCAGGCTGAAGATAAAAAGGCGGGAAAAGATGTTGTTAGCGAAAAAGTTCATAGTAACCTATCAAAAGATCAAAAGAAAAAGCTAAAAAAAGATATGGTAAAAGTATCTGCCCTTTCAGGACTTGCCAAAGGAAGTGAAACCGTAAGAGATTATTTATCTCATGGAAGTGATGAAAATCAAGGCGTAGAAGCAGGAGAAAAGACGGCTGATGCAAGTTCAAAACTCATTCATGGCATAAAGAATTATTCGGATAGGAAAAGAGCGAAAAAAGCTTATAACCTTACAAATAAGGACTATAAAATCAGAAAGCGTAAATCCAAGTTAGAGTTTCGTGATGCCAAAGAGGAGCTTAAAAAGACAGATGAGTATAAAAGAGCAAGTGCCTATAAAAGATTTCAAAAGAAAAATCAGGTAAAGGCTGCAATTCGTCGTGAGAATAAGTCAAGGCTTAGAGATCGGATTAAAGAGGGACTTATCGGAACGCTGAAAAGCTCAAAACATATGATTATCCGAAGAGCCAAAGGGCTTATGCTTATCTTCGTAGGTATCATTATTTTGGGAACTTTCTTTATTAACTTTGCAGGAGCGGGAATGACGGGATTTATGAACTCCACAAGTTCCGTCCTTACAACAACCTACTTATCAAAGCCTAATGTCCTAAATGAAATCAATGAGAATTTTTCAGGGATGGAAAAGGATCTGAAAAACGAGGTTGACAATGTTAAAGAAAATTACCCCGGATATGATGAGTACATTTTAAATAACACAGAGTACATCGGTCATAATGTCCATGAGCTTTTATCCTACATTACATCAAGGTGTGGAGAAGTAAAGAGTGCATCGGAAGTAGAATCCATATTGAAAGAATTGTTTGAGTCCATGTATGAACTTGAATACAAGGAAAAAGTGGAAATAAGGTATAGAACGGTTACGGAAACCTATACCGATGAAGAGGAAAATGAATATACCGAAAGCCACGAAGAACCGTATGAGTATAGAAAGCTTATTGTAACGCTTCATAAAAGGGAAATGGACAGCATTATACGGGAAGTCTTTGCTGAGTACCCCGATAATTTAAATCACTATGAAGCCTTATTCCTTGCTCAAGGCAATATGGGAGAAGTCTTTGGCAATAGCGACCTGATTGCTTCAAATGGAGGTATCGGAGGAGGAAAAGAGTATGAGGCTTCTACGGAAGTTCAAAAGAAGATTGTAAATGCTGCATATATTACGCCATCTCCGGGTTCAGGATGGTGTGCAATGTGGGTATCGCAGGTCTATCAAAATGCGGGACTTGGCTATATAGGTGGAAATGCCTGTGATATGTATAGAAACTATACCTTTACATCAGACAGGTCAAAACTCAAGGTTGGAATGCTTGTGGCTGTAGAAAGCAGCAGTAGCGGAAGCAGTGCAGGACTTACTTATGGTCATGTCGGCATTTATATCGGAGACGGAAAGGTAATTGATAACATAGGTCATATAAGAGTAACTACCTTAGACGATTGGATTGCGACTTTTTGTAAACACCATCCGGTAGGCTTCGGTTTTCCGCCAAATGTAAACAGATAA
- a CDS encoding CD1107 family mobile element protein, producing the protein MKTSLKKNKKFWSAALAVIVSISCILGLWTVVYAKEQKGADTPTSDKAVQTEVEVNVKYIFEDEKVFKEEKIKAEKGQLLDSGDLPMLSDDMKFIDEFLFYEVKGDGNDEIIRKVAKIEVKDKETQTEEEKPKQDESTQTETPKTEDKGTQTELSKDDISKMEKEAKELQEKLDKLNDEIKDKDKLSDKQKEKIKDLEAEIESLKEKAKKDKGNKDLSAYMKKEMDKLTEKVKQLEKKAAETNKAPVTSQSATPISPISGIKTSSGIPSQTPQTSVSSTGKGSSDTVSSGNTTKDTSKTESKEKEKEVRYPNKLTPKAPANNSQDSSMDSTNKTVNNNKGVASAPSKARGTVTGNKDNANNDYPIHHGDSSDNKETNMYSADARQFITFQTKNGKTFHLIINHDENSENVMLLTEVSEDDLLNMVEKKETPKQEITKEEPIKEEVKPEKKEEKSNLGTYIILLLVIGGALGSGYYFKVVKKKEDKELEALEEEDDDFFSEAESEEKTEETEFEDEE; encoded by the coding sequence ATGAAAACCAGTTTGAAAAAGAATAAGAAGTTTTGGTCAGCAGCACTTGCAGTAATTGTAAGTATTAGCTGCATTTTAGGACTTTGGACAGTTGTTTATGCTAAAGAGCAAAAAGGGGCGGATACGCCTACAAGTGATAAGGCTGTCCAAACGGAAGTTGAAGTTAATGTAAAGTACATCTTTGAAGATGAAAAAGTCTTTAAGGAAGAAAAGATTAAGGCTGAAAAAGGACAGCTTCTTGATAGCGGAGATCTTCCGATGCTTTCTGATGACATGAAATTCATTGATGAGTTTCTATTTTATGAAGTAAAGGGCGATGGAAATGATGAAATTATCCGTAAGGTAGCAAAGATAGAAGTTAAGGATAAGGAAACGCAGACAGAGGAAGAAAAGCCGAAGCAGGATGAAAGTACGCAAACAGAAACTCCCAAAACCGAAGATAAAGGTACACAGACGGAGCTTTCTAAAGACGATATTTCCAAGATGGAAAAAGAGGCTAAAGAGCTTCAGGAGAAACTTGATAAATTAAATGATGAAATCAAAGATAAAGACAAGTTAAGCGATAAGCAGAAAGAAAAGATTAAAGACCTTGAAGCTGAGATTGAAAGCCTGAAAGAGAAAGCAAAAAAGGATAAGGGAAATAAGGACTTATCGGCATATATGAAAAAGGAAATGGATAAGCTGACTGAAAAGGTGAAACAGCTTGAGAAAAAGGCAGCAGAAACAAACAAAGCTCCTGTAACATCACAATCAGCTACACCGATTAGTCCGATTTCGGGAATTAAGACAAGCTCTGGTATTCCATCTCAAACACCACAGACTTCTGTAAGCAGCACCGGGAAAGGTTCATCTGATACAGTAAGCTCAGGTAATACTACAAAGGATACAAGTAAAACTGAATCAAAGGAGAAAGAAAAGGAAGTCCGTTATCCTAATAAGCTGACACCGAAGGCTCCTGCTAATAACAGTCAGGACTCATCTATGGATAGTACAAACAAGACTGTAAATAACAATAAGGGAGTGGCTTCCGCTCCGTCAAAAGCAAGAGGAACTGTTACGGGAAATAAGGATAATGCTAATAATGATTATCCAATTCATCATGGAGATAGCAGCGATAACAAAGAAACGAATATGTATTCAGCCGATGCAAGACAGTTTATTACCTTTCAAACGAAAAACGGCAAGACCTTTCATTTGATTATCAATCACGATGAGAATAGTGAAAATGTAATGCTCCTTACAGAAGTATCTGAAGATGATCTTCTAAATATGGTTGAGAAGAAAGAAACACCGAAACAGGAGATTACCAAAGAGGAGCCGATTAAGGAAGAAGTAAAGCCTGAGAAAAAAGAAGAAAAGAGTAATTTAGGAACATATATTATTTTGCTTCTTGTTATAGGCGGAGCATTAGGATCAGGTTATTACTTTAAGGTTGTAAAAAAGAAAGAGGATAAGGAGCTTGAAGCATTAGAGGAAGAAGATGATGATTTCTTTTCTGAAGCAGAAAGTGAGGAAAAAACAGAAGAAACAGAATTCGAAGATGAAGAATAA
- a CDS encoding conjugal transfer protein, producing the protein MKKRKTLFISVVVGTGILAVMDRIKLYSKVNDLEERTQDIGRCHNDFCLMQERYNRSMNEQIESIQDEIGSVYEHLEELSKGKKDGR; encoded by the coding sequence ATGAAAAAAAGAAAAACATTATTTATATCAGTAGTAGTTGGAACAGGTATTTTGGCAGTAATGGATAGAATCAAGCTTTACAGCAAGGTGAATGACTTGGAAGAAAGAACACAGGACATCGGTCGCTGCCATAATGATTTTTGCTTAATGCAGGAACGATATAACAGAAGTATGAATGAACAGATAGAAAGCATTCAGGATGAAATCGGATCTGTATATGAACATCTTGAGGAGCTGTCAAAGGGAAAAAAAGATGGGAGGTAG
- a CDS encoding DNA topoisomerase 3 — protein MEHKLVIAEKPSVAISIAKVIGAKNKKDGYYEGNGHKVSWCVGHLIQMANPDAYDEKYAKWNMADLPIIPSEYKYDVAKATKKQFAILKKLMNDKEIDTVINACDAGREGESIFRLVYNEAKCKKKMQRLWISSMEDSAIKEGFNNLKDGKDYDNLFESAQARAIADWLVGINISRLYSCLYKQNYSVGRVQTPTLAMIVKRDDEIANFKKEKYYTLELSMNGFTLSTDRIDNIDIAEQLQNLIGETIEITDVIQKEKITKPDLPFDLITLQRECNKYFGYSAKQTLDYAQGLYEKKLITYPRTDSRCLIEDMITSTINNILGKNDFDTGRIKTVFNSKKVTDHHAIIPTISSLSENLSGIPESEAKVYRLISNKLHASVGYPLIENTTKIVAEFDGFEFTSTGKIIKDEGFTKYLKEYMTKKSGDIVLPDVGVGDVLAIESKEVKEKYTQPPKHFTEDTLLKSMEIAGNQALEKGVEVERKGLGTPATRAGIIENLIFKGFVERDKKNLIATHKGISLVTIVADTFKSAETTAKWEMELSDIAQGKSSKEEFLKDIENEIKEAVLTYSK, from the coding sequence ATGGAACATAAACTTGTGATAGCGGAAAAACCGAGCGTAGCTATATCTATCGCCAAGGTTATCGGAGCGAAAAATAAAAAGGACGGATATTATGAGGGAAACGGACATAAGGTAAGCTGGTGTGTTGGACACTTAATTCAGATGGCAAATCCTGATGCTTATGATGAAAAATATGCAAAATGGAATATGGCTGATTTACCGATTATTCCAAGCGAATATAAGTATGATGTGGCAAAGGCAACCAAGAAACAGTTTGCCATCCTTAAAAAGCTGATGAATGATAAAGAGATTGATACGGTTATCAATGCGTGCGATGCAGGTCGTGAGGGAGAAAGTATTTTTAGACTTGTATATAACGAAGCTAAATGCAAAAAGAAAATGCAGCGTCTTTGGATTTCATCTATGGAAGATAGTGCCATTAAAGAAGGCTTTAATAATCTAAAAGACGGAAAGGATTATGATAATCTCTTTGAATCGGCACAGGCAAGAGCCATTGCAGATTGGCTTGTGGGAATAAACATCAGTAGGCTCTATTCTTGCCTATACAAGCAAAATTATTCAGTTGGCAGAGTACAAACACCTACTCTTGCCATGATTGTAAAAAGAGATGATGAAATAGCAAACTTCAAGAAAGAAAAATACTATACATTGGAGCTTTCTATGAATGGCTTTACGCTATCAACCGATAGAATTGACAACATTGATATTGCGGAGCAGCTTCAAAATCTTATCGGAGAAACGATTGAAATCACAGATGTCATTCAAAAAGAAAAGATTACAAAACCTGATTTGCCTTTTGACCTTATAACACTTCAAAGAGAGTGCAATAAGTATTTCGGATATAGTGCCAAGCAGACACTTGATTATGCACAGGGCCTTTACGAAAAGAAGCTGATTACCTATCCAAGAACAGATAGCAGATGCCTTATTGAAGATATGATTACAAGTACCATCAATAACATTTTGGGCAAAAATGACTTTGATACAGGGCGTATCAAGACGGTATTTAACTCTAAAAAGGTTACGGATCATCATGCGATTATCCCGACAATAAGCTCGCTGAGTGAAAATTTATCGGGCATTCCTGAGAGTGAAGCAAAAGTATATAGGCTTATTTCTAATAAGCTTCACGCAAGTGTGGGCTATCCTTTAATCGAGAACACAACGAAGATTGTAGCTGAATTTGACGGCTTTGAGTTTACAAGTACCGGCAAGATTATTAAGGACGAGGGCTTTACAAAGTATTTGAAAGAATATATGACTAAAAAAAGTGGAGATATAGTTTTGCCGGATGTAGGTGTAGGGGATGTACTTGCTATTGAAAGTAAGGAAGTTAAAGAAAAATATACCCAACCTCCGAAACACTTTACTGAAGATACGCTTTTAAAGTCTATGGAGATTGCAGGAAATCAAGCCTTGGAAAAAGGTGTAGAGGTGGAAAGAAAAGGACTTGGCACTCCGGCAACAAGGGCAGGGATTATTGAAAACTTAATCTTTAAGGGATTTGTCGAAAGAGATAAGAAGAATTTGATTGCCACTCATAAAGGAATCAGCCTTGTAACGATTGTAGCAGATACCTTTAAGTCGGCAGAAACGACAGCAAAGTGGGAAATGGAATTATCGGATATTGCTCAGGGAAAATCTTCAAAGGAAGAATTTTTGAAAGATATTGAAAATGAGATAAAAGAGGCTGTTTTGACATATAGCAAGTGA
- a CDS encoding single-stranded DNA-binding protein, translating to MKQEMININANLLAEPTFSSFEKEGEEVEVANFTLVKKYGKGKEYINCAAYGEKAEKAKDFEKGDLIHVFGYFKKREKEGKTFKNFVVKSYNKIEKKEENEEE from the coding sequence ATGAAGCAAGAAATGATTAACATCAACGCCAACTTGTTGGCAGAGCCTACTTTTTCAAGTTTTGAAAAAGAGGGGGAGGAAGTAGAAGTTGCAAACTTCACGCTTGTAAAAAAGTATGGAAAGGGCAAGGAATATATCAACTGTGCAGCTTACGGAGAAAAAGCGGAGAAAGCAAAGGACTTTGAAAAAGGCGATTTGATTCATGTATTCGGCTACTTTAAGAAGCGTGAAAAAGAGGGAAAGACTTTCAAAAACTTTGTAGTGAAGTCATACAACAAGATTGAGAAGAAAGAAGAAAATGAGGAGGAATAA
- a CDS encoding conjugal transfer protein: protein MKKELTAIKNRIRKLKDKKALIDEELEPLFIREEELENEEIIAICRKNNITIGDLMAKINREKAEMKKEKTNENQFEKE from the coding sequence GTGAAAAAAGAACTAACAGCAATTAAAAACAGAATAAGGAAGTTAAAGGATAAAAAGGCTCTGATTGATGAAGAATTGGAGCCTTTATTTATTCGCGAGGAAGAACTTGAAAATGAGGAAATCATAGCGATTTGCAGAAAAAACAACATCACAATCGGTGATTTGATGGCAAAGATAAACAGAGAAAAAGCAGAAATGAAAAAGGAGAAAACAAATGAAAACCAGTTTGAAAAAGAATAA
- a CDS encoding VirD4-like conjugal transfer protein, CD1115 family, with protein sequence MIDKILKDIKGLFKVQDKAKFIKQNIPYLAFFYLGNIFAHHVRSYTGGDVIDKIFQGILELNTMSFLPSIHPMDILMGVVVAVLIKFIVYTKGKNAKKFRQGKEYGSARWGTTKDIQPYMDEKFKNNILLTQTERLTMNGRPANPKYARNKNVLVIGGSGSGKTRFYVKPNLMQMHSSYCVTDPKGTIVIECGKMLEDNGYEIKILNTINFKKSMKYNPFAYLRSEKDILKLVQTIIANTKGEGEKAGEDFWVKAEKLYYTALIGYIFYEAPKEEKNFATLLDMIDASEVREDDETYMNPIDRLFEALEKKEPTHFAVKQYKKYKLAAGKTAKSILISCGARLAPFDIQELRDLMSEDELELDTLGDRKTALFVIISDTDDTFNFVVSIMYSQLFNLLCDKADDVYGGRLPVHVRCLLDEFANIGLIPKFEKLIATIRSREISASIILQAQSQLKAIYKDNADTIVGNCDSTLFLGGKEKTTLKELSETLGKETIDLYNTSETRSNQKSFGLNYQKTGKELMSQDEITVMDGSKCIFQLRGVRPFLSDKFDITKHKNYKLLEDYDKKNLFDIESYMKRKGKAKLNRETIITRV encoded by the coding sequence ATGATAGATAAGATACTAAAAGACATAAAAGGCTTGTTCAAAGTGCAGGATAAGGCAAAGTTTATTAAACAGAACATTCCCTATCTTGCATTTTTCTATTTAGGAAACATCTTTGCCCATCATGTGAGAAGCTATACTGGTGGTGATGTCATAGATAAAATCTTTCAGGGAATATTAGAGCTTAATACCATGAGTTTTCTTCCAAGTATTCATCCTATGGATATTTTAATGGGAGTGGTAGTAGCGGTTTTAATCAAATTTATCGTATATACCAAAGGGAAAAATGCCAAAAAGTTTAGACAGGGAAAAGAGTATGGCTCAGCAAGATGGGGAACGACAAAAGATATTCAGCCGTATATGGATGAAAAGTTTAAAAACAACATTTTGCTTACACAAACTGAGCGATTAACCATGAATGGCAGACCGGCAAATCCAAAGTATGCGAGAAATAAGAATGTACTTGTTATTGGTGGTTCAGGATCAGGTAAAACAAGATTTTATGTAAAACCGAACCTAATGCAAATGCACTCGTCATATTGTGTTACAGATCCTAAAGGAACGATAGTAATTGAGTGTGGAAAGATGCTTGAAGATAATGGATATGAAATAAAAATCTTAAATACCATCAACTTCAAAAAGAGCATGAAGTACAATCCATTCGCTTACCTCAGAAGTGAAAAAGACATACTCAAATTGGTACAGACAATTATTGCAAACACTAAGGGTGAGGGAGAAAAAGCAGGTGAGGATTTTTGGGTGAAAGCCGAAAAACTCTACTATACAGCTCTTATCGGATATATCTTCTATGAAGCTCCAAAAGAAGAAAAGAACTTCGCAACACTACTTGATATGATAGATGCTTCAGAAGTCAGGGAAGATGATGAAACATATATGAATCCCATTGATAGGCTATTTGAAGCATTGGAAAAGAAAGAGCCTACGCACTTTGCAGTCAAGCAATATAAGAAGTACAAACTTGCTGCTGGAAAGACAGCAAAATCTATTCTTATATCTTGTGGTGCAAGGCTTGCTCCATTTGATATTCAGGAACTTAGAGATTTGATGAGTGAAGACGAACTTGAGCTTGATACATTGGGAGATAGAAAGACAGCACTCTTTGTTATTATCTCTGATACAGATGATACCTTTAACTTTGTAGTGTCTATTATGTATTCACAGTTATTTAATCTACTTTGCGATAAGGCGGATGATGTATATGGTGGCAGACTTCCTGTTCATGTAAGATGCTTACTTGATGAGTTTGCAAATATCGGCTTAATTCCAAAGTTTGAGAAGCTCATAGCCACAATTAGAAGTAGAGAAATTTCAGCGAGCATTATCTTACAGGCACAATCTCAGCTAAAGGCGATATATAAGGATAATGCTGATACCATTGTGGGTAACTGTGATAGTACCTTATTCTTAGGTGGAAAGGAAAAAACAACACTGAAAGAGCTGTCCGAAACGCTTGGTAAAGAAACTATCGACCTTTACAATACATCAGAGACAAGGTCAAATCAAAAGAGCTTTGGCTTAAACTACCAAAAAACAGGAAAGGAACTTATGAGCCAAGATGAGATAACGGTTATGGACGGAAGCAAATGTATCTTTCAGCTTAGAGGTGTAAGACCTTTTCTATCAGATAAATTCGATATTACAAAGCATAAGAACTATAAGTTGCTTGAGGACTATGACAAGAAGAATTTGTTTGATATTGAAAGCTACATGAAGCGAAAAGGCAAAGCAAAATTAAATAGAGAAACAATTATTACAAGGGTATAG
- the ltrA gene encoding group II intron reverse transcriptase/maturase has product MNDKYSTTAQAEKLSHKQLLAKQWKSIDWKRAEQEVNRLQIRIVKATQAKHTNTVKRLQYLLTHSFYAKALAVRRVTTNKGKKTAGIDGELWTTPAQKMEALLSLTDKGYKASPLRRVYIDKKGKKKKRPLGIPTMYDRAMQALYALALEPIAETTADTKSYGFRKGRSCQDACEYIFTALSRKASPQWILEGDIKGCFDNISHDWLLENIPMDKSILKQFLKAGFVFKGELFPTEDGTPQGGIISPILANMALDGLQQVLSDRFHTNRLGKVDLRFKNSHKVNLIRYADDFIVTAATQEIALEAKELIREFLLGRGLELSEEKTLVTHINDGFDLLGWNFRKYKGKLIVKPSKNSIQTVIGKFSETILKRGKAWEQEVLIMKLNQQIRGWTNYHQSVCASEAFSYLDYQIYELLWRWAKRRHPKKGQWWISTKYWHRRGNRSWVFASGDKELIRVDHTAIVRHTKVRENANPYLDTDYFAQRTFNHGMKRLTGRFKLVWKKQNGRCHHCGLPMELGEDREIFFKVPKSKGGVEEIDNMAYVHRYCQRLFIESRSKE; this is encoded by the coding sequence ATGAATGATAAATATTCAACGACAGCACAAGCTGAGAAGTTATCACACAAGCAACTGCTTGCGAAACAATGGAAAAGCATTGATTGGAAGAGAGCAGAACAAGAAGTGAATAGGCTACAAATCAGGATTGTCAAGGCTACTCAAGCCAAACACACTAACACAGTGAAAAGACTTCAATATTTACTAACCCATTCGTTCTATGCCAAGGCACTTGCCGTTCGTCGAGTAACGACTAACAAAGGCAAGAAAACAGCTGGTATAGATGGTGAACTATGGACGACACCTGCTCAAAAGATGGAAGCTCTCCTGTCTCTAACGGATAAAGGCTACAAAGCCAGTCCGTTAAGACGGGTTTACATCGACAAAAAGGGGAAAAAGAAGAAACGTCCATTAGGGATTCCGACCATGTACGATAGAGCTATGCAGGCACTCTATGCTTTAGCACTAGAACCTATCGCAGAGACAACCGCAGATACCAAATCATACGGTTTTCGAAAAGGAAGAAGCTGTCAAGACGCTTGTGAATATATCTTCACAGCACTATCACGAAAAGCTTCTCCTCAGTGGATTTTAGAGGGGGATATTAAAGGCTGTTTTGACAATATCAGTCATGACTGGCTCTTAGAGAATATTCCGATGGATAAATCTATCTTGAAACAATTCCTTAAAGCAGGTTTTGTGTTCAAGGGTGAGTTATTCCCAACGGAAGACGGCACACCACAAGGTGGTATCATTTCGCCTATCCTTGCCAATATGGCACTAGATGGGTTACAACAGGTCTTATCAGATAGATTCCACACCAATCGTTTAGGGAAAGTCGACCTTCGATTCAAGAATAGCCATAAAGTCAATCTTATCCGTTATGCGGATGATTTTATCGTCACAGCTGCGACACAAGAAATTGCTTTAGAGGCTAAAGAATTGATTAGAGAGTTTCTGCTTGGACGAGGTTTAGAGCTGTCAGAGGAAAAGACATTGGTAACTCATATCAACGATGGTTTCGACCTACTTGGTTGGAATTTTCGGAAGTACAAGGGGAAATTGATTGTCAAACCTTCTAAGAATTCTATTCAAACAGTTATTGGTAAATTCTCAGAAACCATTCTCAAGCGAGGAAAAGCATGGGAACAAGAAGTCCTAATCATGAAACTGAATCAACAGATACGAGGATGGACAAACTACCACCAATCCGTTTGTGCTAGTGAAGCCTTCTCCTATCTGGACTATCAGATATACGAATTATTGTGGCGATGGGCAAAACGTCGTCATCCAAAGAAAGGTCAGTGGTGGATTTCGACCAAGTATTGGCATAGAAGAGGCAATCGAAGTTGGGTATTCGCTTCAGGCGATAAAGAACTCATTCGAGTTGACCATACTGCTATCGTCAGACACACAAAGGTCAGAGAAAACGCTAATCCTTACTTGGATACAGACTATTTTGCTCAACGAACCTTTAATCATGGTATGAAACGGTTGACAGGTCGTTTTAAACTTGTTTGGAAGAAACAAAACGGACGCTGTCATCACTGTGGACTCCCGATGGAACTTGGAGAAGATAGAGAAATTTTCTTTAAAGTTCCAAAATCCAAGGGAGGTGTGGAAGAAATTGATAATATGGCTTATGTGCATCGTTATTGTCAACGACTATTTATTGAGAGCCGCTCGAAAGAGTGA